In Methanoregula formicica SMSP, the DNA window TTCTGGCGAGCCTTGATGACACCCTCGGTGATGAGGCCCTTTAAGTCCTCGCGCGAGATGGCGTTCTCGATGTCAGAGATGCGGGCCGGGTCGAACCAGACGCGGTTGACACCGCACTTCAGGATCGCCGCTGCAACGCGTTTCTGGCTTGCAACGTCACTCATTCTTCTTCACCCCGGACTTTGCAGGCTTCTTGGCAGGTGCCTTCTTCTCGGGCTTTGCCCCGGCAGGTTTTTCTGCCTTGGGCTTTGCAGCAGGCTTCTTTGCCGGTGCTGCCTTCTCCTCTGCCTTGGGCTTTGCTGCTGCTTTCTTTGCCGGTGCCTTCTTCTCTTCAGCCTTGGGTGCCGGCTTCTCCTTCTTAACTTCCTTCTTTGCAGGAGCCTTTGCCTTGGATGCTGCGGGCTTCTTCTCTTCTTTCTTCTGCTTGCCCTCGCCCTTGGCTTCTTCCTTCTTGGCCGGTGCCTTCTTTGCCTTGGCCTTCACCGTGCGGGCGTTGAGCACCTTAAGGCCGGCAGCAAGTGCTGCTTCCTGAAGGGCAACGCGTTTTTTGTCGCCGACGGTTGCAGAGATCCTGACCGCCTGGGTCTTGGAGTCGAGCCCCTCGAGTTCCTTTACCGAGGAGACAAGCACCTCAAAAAATCCGCTCGGGTGCATGCCGCGTACGGCCACAGGGCTCCCGAATCCCGGCTTGGGCAGGGCACCCTTTGCCTTCTTCTGCTCCCTCTGCTTGTTGTGCTGGCCGCGGGGCTTTCTCCATGAATCGGAGAGCTGGCGTTTCTTGCCGTATCCGTCGCGCTTGAAGCGTGCACCCTTCTCAACGCGTACCCGGATTAACCGTTTCACTTCTGTTGCCATTGACTTCAGCCCCTCTGGACCATATAGATGCCATCCTGGAACACACGCGGGTCGCGGTCGCGGATGTGGGTCGCATGCTCGATGTTGGCTGCGGAGTTGCCGACCAGTTCGCGATCGATACCGGTGAGGACGACCTCATCGTTTGCAACCTTTGCCGTGACACCCGTCTCGATGCGGGCATACCGTGCCTTCTTTTCACCAAGGAAGTTTGCGATCTCGAGCTTGTTGCCCTGAACCTTGAGCTGGATGGGGAAGTGGCTGTAGACCACTTTCATGCGGTACTCAAAACCCTCAGTGACGCCGTGGATCATGTTCTTGGTGTGCGCCTCAAGG includes these proteins:
- a CDS encoding 50S ribosomal protein L32e — protein: MATEVKRLIRVRVEKGARFKRDGYGKKRQLSDSWRKPRGQHNKQREQKKAKGALPKPGFGSPVAVRGMHPSGFFEVLVSSVKELEGLDSKTQAVRISATVGDKKRVALQEAALAAGLKVLNARTVKAKAKKAPAKKEEAKGEGKQKKEEKKPAASKAKAPAKKEVKKEKPAPKAEEKKAPAKKAAAKPKAEEKAAPAKKPAAKPKAEKPAGAKPEKKAPAKKPAKSGVKKNE
- a CDS encoding 50S ribosomal protein L6 gives rise to the protein MTAVRKVKIPGGVKAQLEGTRLKVEGPKGQLARNVRFPQVTVTCDGKEVTISTESRRKEITSMVGTLEAHTKNMIHGVTEGFEYRMKVVYSHFPIQLKVQGNKLEIANFLGEKKARYARIETGVTAKVANDEVVLTGIDRELVGNSAANIEHATHIRDRDPRVFQDGIYMVQRG